One genomic region from Campylobacter concisus encodes:
- the cmoA gene encoding carboxy-S-adenosyl-L-methionine synthase CmoA yields the protein MRDEIFKEPISKQFEFDDFVASVFDDMISRSVPFYDVSSNLNAKLLAKILPKDASVCDLGCSTANSLLLLNNLRNDLVLSGVDNSEAMLANAKNKAKAYGAKIKFLLDDILKCELVGFDAVLANYTLQFIRPPKRADLVQKIYNGLNENGVFLFSEKIIFEDKKLTKSVIEIYEDYKQAQGYSRYEIAQKREALENVLVPYTEEENRNLAINAGFKRVESTFKWGNFMSFLAFK from the coding sequence ATGAGAGATGAAATTTTTAAAGAGCCTATAAGCAAGCAGTTTGAGTTTGATGACTTTGTGGCGAGTGTTTTTGATGATATGATCTCGCGCTCGGTGCCGTTTTACGATGTGAGCTCAAATCTAAATGCAAAACTACTTGCTAAAATTTTGCCAAAAGATGCAAGCGTATGCGACCTTGGCTGCTCGACGGCAAATAGCTTACTTTTACTAAATAATCTTAGAAACGATCTCGTGCTAAGTGGCGTGGATAACTCTGAGGCGATGCTAGCAAATGCCAAAAATAAGGCAAAAGCTTATGGAGCAAAGATAAAATTTTTGCTTGATGATATTTTAAAGTGTGAGTTAGTGGGCTTTGACGCAGTTTTGGCAAACTATACTTTGCAGTTTATAAGACCACCAAAAAGGGCCGATCTAGTGCAAAAAATTTATAACGGACTAAATGAAAATGGAGTTTTTTTATTTAGTGAAAAGATCATCTTTGAAGATAAAAAACTTACTAAAAGCGTCATAGAAATTTATGAAGACTACAAGCAGGCACAAGGCTACTCACGCTATGAGATCGCCCAAAAAAGAGAGGCGCTTGAAAATGTGCTGGTGCCATACACCGAAGAAGAAAATAGAAACTTAGCCATAAATGCTGGCTTTAAGCGAGTCGAGAGCACATTTAAATGGGGAAATTTTATGAGTTTTTTGGCGTTTAAATAA
- the rpsO gene encoding 30S ribosomal protein S15 — protein MALDSAKKAQIVAKFARKEGDTGSPEVQIALLTARITELTEHLKIFKKDFSSRLGLLKLVGQRKRLLKYLKNKDYTTYSKLISELGLRDK, from the coding sequence ATGGCTTTGGATTCGGCTAAAAAAGCTCAAATAGTTGCGAAATTCGCTAGAAAAGAGGGAGATACAGGCTCTCCAGAAGTTCAAATAGCTCTTTTAACAGCTAGAATAACTGAACTTACAGAACACCTTAAAATTTTCAAAAAAGACTTTTCATCACGTTTAGGTCTTTTAAAACTAGTTGGTCAAAGAAAAAGACTTTTAAAATATCTTAAAAATAAAGACTACACTACATATTCAAAACTAATCTCTGAGCTTGGCTTAAGAGATAAATAG
- the folP gene encoding dihydropteroate synthase, which yields MKFYKIDNKSDFDEICKAISPSPAGAKLMHEKSEINFIFIDEIKTPAANILKQDALSVGAELVTHKDTILGKQSLNKALLMATNAQLRQLAKKEKLQDFGLKNLAAFLETKFIKPTKPLIMGVANINTDSFNEQSRINTQNGISKIEYMIEAGADYIDLGGVSSRPGSEYCGREEEFRRIKDIVEEIYKLNLHEKAKFSLDSFDPYCLEFALNYGFKMINDITANASLATLAARYDAEFCMMHMQGDPATMQVAPKYNDLIGEIADFFEQKIVLAKELGAKKIVLDVGIGFGKTAEQNLLLIKHLEHFLKFDCPLLVGASRKSVINHYYKSDVKERLPGSLYLHLKAFENGAQIIRTHDVAEHKQLFDMHEAMKQATLW from the coding sequence TTGAAATTTTATAAGATAGATAACAAAAGCGACTTTGATGAAATTTGCAAAGCTATCTCGCCAAGTCCTGCTGGTGCGAAGCTCATGCATGAAAAGAGTGAGATAAATTTTATATTTATAGATGAGATAAAAACCCCAGCGGCAAATATTCTAAAGCAAGATGCTCTAAGCGTTGGAGCTGAGCTTGTGACGCATAAAGATACGATTTTGGGCAAGCAGAGTCTAAATAAAGCCTTACTAATGGCGACAAATGCGCAGCTTAGGCAGCTAGCTAAAAAGGAGAAGTTGCAAGACTTTGGACTTAAAAATTTAGCAGCCTTTTTAGAGACAAAATTTATAAAGCCAACAAAGCCTCTTATAATGGGCGTTGCAAATATAAACACAGATAGCTTCAACGAACAAAGCCGCATAAATACGCAAAATGGTATCTCAAAAATAGAATACATGATCGAAGCAGGTGCAGACTATATCGACCTTGGTGGCGTTAGTTCAAGGCCTGGGAGCGAGTACTGCGGTCGCGAAGAGGAATTTAGGCGCATAAAAGATATCGTGGAGGAAATTTACAAGCTAAATTTACATGAAAAGGCAAAATTTAGCCTTGATAGCTTTGATCCTTATTGCCTTGAATTTGCTCTAAATTACGGCTTTAAAATGATAAATGACATCACGGCAAACGCCTCACTTGCCACGCTTGCGGCGCGATATGACGCTGAGTTTTGCATGATGCATATGCAAGGCGATCCTGCGACTATGCAAGTCGCACCAAAATATAACGACTTAATCGGCGAGATAGCAGACTTTTTTGAGCAAAAGATAGTCCTAGCAAAGGAGCTTGGCGCCAAAAAAATAGTGCTTGATGTGGGTATTGGCTTTGGCAAGACGGCTGAGCAAAATTTATTGCTTATTAAGCATTTGGAGCATTTTTTAAAATTTGACTGCCCGTTGCTAGTTGGTGCTAGCCGCAAATCAGTCATAAATCACTACTACAAAAGCGATGTCAAAGAGCGCTTACCAGGCTCACTTTACCTGCATCTAAAGGCCTTCGAAAACGGCGCTCAGATTATTAGGACGCACGATGTGGCCGAGCACAAACAGCTTTTTGATATGCATGAGGCGATGAAGCAAGCCACGCTTTGGTAG
- the tlyA gene encoding 23S rRNA (cytidine-2'-O)-methyltransferase TlyA, whose amino-acid sequence MRFDNYVASVLNISRNKASELIKSGKVLTNGEICTKVSSEVSEAKISLLDEIYVGRGALKLKSFLEAMKFDLAGKNALDIGSSTGGFMQILLERGVKSVTGVDVGTDQLDASLRNDERVKIYEKTDVREFAKQNQSKFDLITCDVSFISLAEILPAICELVSRDSLIITLFKPQFEVGVGVKRNKKGVVADAKAVNLAMKRFEVLASGLKFELIACKECEVKGKEGNAEFFYAFNKR is encoded by the coding sequence TTGAGGTTTGATAACTACGTCGCAAGCGTTTTAAATATCAGTAGAAACAAGGCGAGCGAGCTCATTAAATCTGGCAAGGTGCTAACAAATGGCGAAATTTGCACCAAGGTTTCAAGCGAAGTTAGCGAGGCTAAAATTTCACTGCTTGATGAAATTTACGTTGGGCGAGGCGCGCTTAAGCTAAAAAGCTTTTTGGAAGCAATGAAATTTGATCTAGCTGGCAAAAACGCACTTGATATCGGTAGCTCAACTGGCGGCTTTATGCAAATTTTACTTGAGCGTGGTGTAAAAAGTGTGACTGGCGTCGATGTTGGCACTGATCAGCTAGACGCCAGCCTAAGAAACGACGAACGAGTGAAAATTTATGAAAAAACTGACGTCAGGGAGTTTGCGAAGCAAAATCAAAGTAAATTTGATCTCATAACCTGTGACGTGAGCTTTATCTCTTTGGCTGAAATTTTACCAGCTATTTGTGAGCTAGTAAGCAGGGATTCGCTCATTATCACGCTTTTTAAGCCACAGTTTGAAGTGGGTGTTGGCGTAAAACGCAATAAAAAAGGCGTTGTCGCCGACGCTAAGGCTGTAAATTTAGCTATGAAGCGCTTTGAAGTGCTAGCAAGTGGTTTGAAATTTGAACTGATAGCTTGCAAAGAGTGCGAGGTCAAGGGAAAGGAAGGAAATGCCGAGTTTTTCTACGCTTTTAACAAAAGATAA
- the ligA gene encoding NAD-dependent DNA ligase LigA — MTKQEYKKAVDTLNAWAKAYYDEDEPLASDEEYDALYHAVLDYEQTNPSEISLFSPTKRVGGGVKEGFSKASHIKRMWSMEDIFSLGELDAWLKRGDKENLTFVAEPKFDGASLNLLYENGVLVRAITRGDGVIGEDVTQNARTINSVLKSINYKGLIEIRGEVVIRKDDFELLNAERAKEGEAPLSNPRNAAAGSLRQLDSAVTAKRKLLFIPWGVGEQSLGLKDHSEVMKFVRDLGFERDEFFKILKKDELEAAYNELLASREAKSVMMDGMVIRVNDLARCEELGYTVKFPKFMVAFKFPAIEKVTRLRDVALQVGRSGVVTPVGVLDEVNIDGANVKSATLHNFDEIERLGVMKNDYIGIIRSGDVIPKITKVYKDRRDGSEQAIDRPKFCPVCGSHLLDEGVFVKCQNLSCRARVVGSIIHYASKKCLNIDGLGDAIVNLLFDKGLIACIKDIYGLKFDDLISLEGFKEKKVNNLLNAIEASKGAELSRFITGLGCEHIGEVAAKKLTSSFGLGWLDASFEELISLEGFGAEMANSLIDFAEVNRAEILALSQIVQPSMTQVQSISNALSGKTVVLTGTLSRPRDEIKAELESFGAKVSGSVSKKTDFVLAGEEAGSKLEKANELGVRVIDESEYERLKLEV, encoded by the coding sequence ATGACAAAACAAGAGTATAAAAAAGCAGTAGATACGCTAAATGCGTGGGCAAAGGCCTACTACGACGAGGACGAGCCACTTGCAAGCGACGAGGAGTATGACGCGCTATATCATGCGGTGCTTGATTATGAACAGACAAACCCAAGTGAAATTTCGCTATTTTCGCCGACAAAACGAGTGGGCGGAGGCGTAAAAGAGGGCTTTAGCAAGGCAAGCCACATAAAGCGCATGTGGAGCATGGAGGATATCTTTAGCCTTGGCGAGCTTGATGCGTGGCTAAAGCGTGGCGATAAAGAGAATTTGACTTTTGTCGCTGAGCCAAAATTTGACGGAGCGAGCCTAAATTTACTCTATGAAAATGGCGTTTTAGTTAGGGCGATCACAAGAGGCGACGGCGTTATAGGCGAGGACGTGACGCAAAATGCAAGGACGATAAATTCTGTTTTAAAGAGCATTAACTACAAAGGGCTCATTGAAATTCGTGGCGAAGTCGTCATAAGAAAAGATGACTTTGAGCTACTAAACGCAGAGCGCGCAAAAGAGGGCGAGGCGCCACTTTCAAACCCTAGAAACGCAGCCGCTGGAAGCCTTAGACAGCTTGATAGCGCGGTTACTGCAAAAAGAAAGCTGCTTTTCATACCTTGGGGCGTGGGCGAGCAGAGTCTTGGGCTAAAAGATCACAGCGAGGTGATGAAATTTGTGCGAGATCTTGGCTTTGAGAGGGACGAATTTTTTAAAATTTTAAAAAAAGATGAGCTTGAGGCTGCGTATAACGAGCTACTAGCCAGCCGTGAGGCAAAGAGCGTGATGATGGATGGCATGGTGATACGAGTAAATGACCTTGCACGCTGTGAAGAGCTAGGCTACACGGTTAAATTTCCAAAATTTATGGTGGCGTTTAAATTTCCAGCCATTGAGAAGGTCACAAGGCTAAGAGACGTAGCACTTCAAGTTGGCAGAAGCGGCGTGGTGACACCTGTTGGCGTGCTTGATGAGGTAAATATAGACGGCGCAAATGTAAAATCAGCCACCCTTCATAACTTCGACGAGATCGAGCGCCTTGGCGTTATGAAAAACGACTATATCGGCATCATCCGCTCAGGAGATGTCATACCAAAGATCACAAAGGTCTATAAAGATAGGCGAGATGGCAGTGAGCAAGCGATTGATAGGCCTAAATTTTGCCCAGTTTGTGGCTCGCACCTGCTTGATGAGGGGGTCTTTGTAAAGTGTCAAAATTTAAGCTGCAGAGCAAGAGTGGTGGGCTCTATTATCCACTACGCATCGAAAAAATGCCTAAACATAGACGGACTTGGCGATGCGATCGTAAATTTGCTATTTGATAAGGGGCTGATTGCTTGCATAAAGGACATCTACGGCCTTAAATTTGATGATCTAATCTCGCTTGAGGGCTTTAAAGAGAAAAAGGTAAATAACCTTTTAAATGCCATTGAGGCTAGCAAAGGTGCGGAGCTATCTCGCTTTATCACGGGCCTTGGCTGCGAGCATATCGGCGAGGTGGCGGCAAAGAAGCTTACAAGTAGCTTTGGGTTAGGCTGGCTTGATGCTAGCTTTGAAGAGCTAATCTCACTTGAGGGCTTTGGTGCGGAGATGGCAAATAGTTTAATCGACTTTGCCGAGGTAAATAGAGCGGAAATTTTAGCCCTAAGCCAGATCGTGCAGCCAAGCATGACGCAGGTACAAAGCATCTCAAACGCGCTAAGTGGCAAAACGGTGGTGCTAACTGGCACGCTAAGTCGCCCAAGGGACGAGATAAAGGCAGAGCTTGAGAGTTTTGGCGCAAAGGTTTCTGGCTCAGTCTCTAAAAAAACGGACTTCGTGCTAGCTGGCGAGGAGGCTGGCAGCAAGCTAGAAAAGGCAAATGAGCTAGGCGTGCGAGTGATCGACGAGAGCGAATATGAGAGGCTAAAACTTGAGGTTTGA
- a CDS encoding NADAR family protein, which translates to MVECKAKKAECFGDKEALEEILSAKDPAQMKALGRQVRGFDAKVWDEIKFGVVLNASYLKFSQNAPLRDFLLQTGSKILVEASPVDKIWGIGMSASDESAQNPMKWRGQNLLGFALMRARDEIAKVYKNVHLCDARELNLDHL; encoded by the coding sequence TTGGTAGAGTGTAAGGCTAAAAAGGCTGAATGCTTTGGTGATAAAGAGGCTTTGGAGGAAATTTTATCCGCCAAAGATCCAGCGCAGATGAAGGCACTTGGCAGGCAGGTGCGAGGCTTTGACGCTAAGGTCTGGGATGAGATCAAATTTGGCGTCGTGCTAAATGCTAGCTATCTAAAATTTAGCCAAAATGCCCCTTTGCGAGACTTTCTGCTCCAAACTGGGAGCAAAATTTTAGTCGAGGCAAGCCCAGTTGATAAAATTTGGGGCATAGGTATGAGTGCAAGCGATGAAAGTGCGCAAAATCCTATGAAGTGGCGAGGGCAAAATTTACTTGGCTTTGCGCTGATGAGGGCGAGGGACGAGATAGCAAAGGTCTATAAAAATGTCCATTTATGTGACGCGAGAGAGCTAAATTTGGATCATTTATAA
- a CDS encoding bifunctional riboflavin kinase/FAD synthetase: MPSFSTLLTKDNITAVAIGHFDGVHRGHKQLLKQLGEFGGLVVIDKNKANITPKLKRAEYSNYPCFLYDFESIKGLSGEEFIELLKRDFKNLKKIVVGFDFRFGRNRAWDKHDLKRIFDGEVVVVDEVCYDGMGVHSSSIRELIRQGNIDEANRLIGREYSIEGNVIKGQGIGAKELVATLNLDIKSYLLPREGVYATRTRMGSYTYGSVTFIGNRLSTDGNFSVETHILDEVAPKVTRHVAVCFIKRLRDNKKFNTLEELKEQIKYDINAARACVGVCDLFGNETMRYFDGYGAGI, translated from the coding sequence ATGCCGAGTTTTTCTACGCTTTTAACAAAAGATAACATTACTGCCGTTGCGATAGGGCACTTTGACGGCGTACACAGGGGGCACAAGCAGCTTTTAAAGCAGCTAGGCGAGTTTGGCGGACTTGTTGTCATCGACAAAAACAAAGCCAACATCACGCCGAAGCTAAAGCGAGCTGAGTACTCAAACTATCCTTGCTTCTTGTATGATTTTGAGAGTATAAAGGGGCTTAGCGGCGAGGAATTTATCGAGCTTTTAAAGCGAGATTTTAAAAATTTAAAAAAGATCGTTGTTGGGTTTGATTTTAGATTTGGCAGAAACAGAGCGTGGGACAAGCACGATCTAAAAAGAATTTTTGATGGTGAGGTGGTCGTCGTTGATGAGGTTTGTTATGACGGCATGGGCGTGCATAGCTCCTCCATTAGAGAGTTGATACGTCAAGGTAACATCGATGAGGCAAACAGGCTAATAGGCAGGGAGTACTCGATCGAGGGCAACGTGATAAAAGGGCAGGGCATCGGCGCAAAAGAGCTTGTCGCTACGCTAAATTTAGATATAAAAAGCTATCTCTTGCCACGTGAGGGCGTCTATGCGACAAGAACGAGGATGGGCTCATACACCTATGGCTCGGTCACATTTATAGGCAATAGGCTTAGCACGGACGGAAATTTTAGCGTTGAGACGCACATATTAGACGAGGTCGCGCCAAAAGTGACGAGGCATGTCGCGGTTTGTTTTATAAAACGTCTAAGAGATAATAAAAAATTTAACACACTTGAAGAGCTAAAAGAACAGATCAAATACGATATAAACGCAGCTAGAGCTTGCGTTGGAGTGTGCGATCTTTTTGGTAACGAGACAATGAGATACTTTGATGGATACGGAGCTGGCATATGA
- a CDS encoding molybdopterin oxidoreductase family protein, whose protein sequence is MMKEGKVICPYCGTGCQVTLHVENNVVRAATGVEDNPVNQGNLCLKGFYGWDYVASPDRLTKPLIRKKNGVFSKDGEFEEASWDEALDLVVEKMKETKTKYGPDALAGNFSARCTLEDNYVAQKLMRAVIGTNNVDHCARIUHAPTVAGLAKTIGNGAATNSFTEIGAYSNCILMIGSNPENGHPIAAMHIQRALNRGAKLIVIDPIKTEFASRADIHLQLEPEHNIPVINALLYTIIEEGLVNEEFVRDHTIGIEYVKEAVKDYAPEVVAKYTRLNPEDIRAAARMYATTKPAVITHGMGVTHFNHGVGGVCDVSNLFLITGNICELGSGDLPLRGQENVQGCCDMGVLPNIFPNLGSVTDPEQRAWFEKMWHLEPGFLSSKIGVHKTEVPDAILDGKVHFFWTIGENPVISEPNTNHFLKGIAHVDFYVVQDLFLTETSLKADVILPGVASSEKEGLYTNAERRVQHNEAVITPPGDARQDWWIVCEIARRLGATEGFNFNSPEEIWEEVRKCDPRRYGGMSYYRIKKYHGLHWPCPNEDDMGGQSLYLDKKFFTPDGKGRFVPCLFVDKADKIESAKLEFAKKMNMSPEYPIMAGSVDEKTDDEYPIQLLTTRKVYQYTVGTMTRRSRAIEEGGDSIGPIAEMNPTLAARYGLKQGDFIKAWSRYGYIVVKAEVTDIVPDGIIQMTFHYWESSCNELTSSGWDYISKTPTFKAAIQIKKIDEEEFLRVRELKRIKFQTSKIIYDDFHHHGNAAINE, encoded by the coding sequence ATGATGAAAGAAGGCAAAGTCATCTGTCCTTATTGTGGGACGGGCTGTCAGGTTACCTTGCATGTGGAAAATAACGTCGTTCGTGCTGCAACTGGCGTTGAAGACAATCCAGTTAATCAAGGAAATTTATGCTTAAAAGGCTTTTACGGCTGGGACTATGTAGCAAGCCCGGATAGACTTACAAAACCACTTATCAGAAAGAAAAACGGCGTTTTTTCAAAAGATGGCGAATTTGAAGAGGCCAGCTGGGACGAGGCACTTGACCTTGTCGTAGAAAAGATGAAAGAAACCAAAACAAAATATGGTCCAGACGCATTAGCTGGAAATTTCTCAGCACGCTGTACGCTTGAAGATAACTACGTCGCTCAAAAGCTAATGCGTGCTGTAATTGGCACAAACAACGTCGATCACTGTGCTAGAATTTGACACGCTCCGACAGTAGCAGGACTTGCTAAAACAATCGGAAACGGAGCTGCCACAAATAGCTTTACAGAGATTGGCGCTTATAGTAACTGTATATTAATGATAGGCTCAAACCCAGAAAATGGTCACCCAATCGCAGCTATGCACATCCAAAGAGCGCTAAACCGCGGTGCGAAACTGATCGTTATTGATCCTATTAAGACCGAGTTTGCAAGCAGAGCTGATATTCACTTACAACTAGAGCCAGAGCACAACATCCCTGTTATAAACGCACTTCTTTACACTATCATCGAAGAAGGCCTTGTAAATGAGGAGTTTGTAAGAGACCACACAATCGGCATTGAGTATGTCAAAGAAGCTGTAAAAGACTATGCTCCAGAGGTCGTGGCTAAATATACAAGGCTAAATCCAGAGGATATCAGAGCGGCTGCTAGAATGTACGCTACCACAAAGCCAGCAGTCATCACTCACGGTATGGGCGTAACTCACTTCAACCACGGCGTTGGCGGAGTTTGCGATGTATCAAATTTATTCTTGATCACTGGTAACATCTGTGAACTTGGTTCAGGCGACTTACCACTAAGAGGCCAAGAGAATGTTCAAGGCTGCTGTGATATGGGCGTTTTGCCAAACATCTTCCCAAATCTTGGCTCAGTCACTGATCCAGAGCAAAGAGCTTGGTTTGAAAAAATGTGGCACCTAGAACCTGGATTCTTGAGCTCAAAAATAGGCGTTCACAAAACCGAAGTGCCTGATGCGATCCTTGATGGCAAAGTGCATTTCTTTTGGACTATCGGCGAAAATCCAGTCATCTCTGAGCCAAATACAAACCACTTCTTAAAAGGTATCGCTCATGTTGATTTCTACGTCGTGCAAGATCTATTTTTAACCGAGACTTCACTAAAAGCTGACGTCATACTTCCAGGCGTTGCAAGTAGCGAGAAAGAAGGACTTTATACAAACGCAGAGCGCCGCGTACAGCACAATGAAGCAGTCATCACACCTCCAGGAGATGCTAGACAAGACTGGTGGATCGTTTGTGAGATCGCACGTCGTTTAGGTGCAACAGAGGGATTTAACTTCAACTCACCAGAAGAAATTTGGGAAGAAGTTAGAAAATGCGACCCAAGACGATATGGCGGTATGAGTTATTACCGTATCAAAAAGTATCACGGACTTCACTGGCCATGTCCAAATGAAGATGACATGGGCGGTCAAAGCCTCTATCTTGATAAGAAATTTTTCACACCTGATGGCAAAGGTCGTTTTGTGCCATGCCTCTTTGTGGATAAAGCCGATAAGATCGAAAGTGCAAAACTTGAATTTGCTAAGAAGATGAATATGTCGCCTGAGTACCCTATCATGGCTGGCTCAGTCGATGAAAAGACTGATGATGAATATCCAATACAACTTCTAACCACTAGGAAGGTTTATCAATACACCGTTGGCACTATGACAAGACGCTCACGAGCGATCGAAGAAGGCGGAGATAGCATCGGACCTATCGCAGAGATGAATCCAACACTTGCAGCAAGATATGGCTTAAAACAAGGCGACTTCATCAAAGCATGGAGTAGATACGGCTACATCGTCGTAAAAGCTGAAGTAACAGACATCGTGCCTGATGGCATCATCCAGATGACTTTCCACTACTGGGAGAGCTCTTGCAATGAGCTAACAAGCAGCGGTTGGGACTACATCAGTAAGACTCCGACATTTAAAGCAGCTATTCAGATCAAAAAGATCGATGAAGAAGAATTTTTACGAGTTCGCGAACTAAAACGCATAAAATTCCAAACTTCAAAGATCATCTACGATGACTTCCACCACCACGGAAATGCAGCGATAAATGAGTAA
- a CDS encoding RrF2 family transcriptional regulator, producing MLFTKASEYALLSLILISQKSSPVDVDTISNELKISKSFLAKILQNLAKDGILKSFKGANGGFALNNEPENLSIKKIIECAEKRELNVFECSSSADGCPSNKASSCQIWSMFSGLQSKIDEMLDAIKLSDIVKK from the coding sequence ATGCTTTTTACAAAGGCAAGCGAATACGCTCTACTTTCACTTATTTTAATATCTCAAAAATCATCTCCAGTTGATGTTGATACGATCTCAAATGAACTTAAAATTTCAAAAAGCTTTTTAGCCAAAATTTTACAAAATCTTGCAAAAGATGGAATTTTAAAGTCGTTTAAAGGGGCAAATGGCGGTTTCGCGCTAAATAACGAACCTGAAAATTTAAGCATAAAAAAGATAATAGAGTGCGCTGAAAAACGTGAACTTAACGTCTTTGAGTGCTCATCTTCTGCAGATGGCTGCCCGTCAAACAAAGCCTCGAGCTGTCAAATTTGGTCGATGTTTAGTGGTCTTCAAAGCAAGATCGACGAGATGCTTGATGCGATAAAACTAAGTGACATCGTTAAGAAGTAG